The Pseudomonadota bacterium genome segment ACCGGCGCCGTGGCTTTGTGTACGGGACACTCACTCAGGATTTGAAATTGCAAGGTCTCAGACCTCGGCGAGCGACGATCGCTATTCGCGAACTGTGAATACTCGATTTGGTACAAAACCTCAGCACTTCTGAAAAAGTGTCCGAGGTTTTATCCCACGTCAACCCATCCAAGGCATCCAACGCCGGCACTCCGCCGCGCGCTGATCTTCTTGTTGGATCGACTTCCCAATCTCTTCTACGCGATACAGCGCATCCATCACAGCCTCTTCGCGCCGTTCGGTTCCTCTCGCGCTTTGACGAAGCTCTCGAATTACTTGATCGGTCTTTGCGCTTTCAGCCACGGCATCATATTCGGGAATTGGGCACTGACTCATCAGGCCCAAAGCTGTTGCGCCGCTCACTAAAACCAGGCTGGAGCCTGTAATCAGGAACTTGGTCATCCTCTTCATTCCTTCAGTATATCAGCCGTTCTAAACAGGCTCTTTAGCCCTATAAGACTCGAAAAGCACACCCCTCCCGTTTGTTTCGCGGTCGATTCACGGTCGATTGTGGAGGGTACTGGAGAGTCCTATAGGGCTCGTAGAATCGCTAAGTTATTGAAAAATCAATGCCTATTCAACACCTTTTAGCCCCCGTATCTAGGGTTCGAATCCCTCTCTCTCCGCCACTCTATCCCCTGCTATCCTGCACCTGCTTTCTGTTACAGCAGGTAACGCCCGTGAAAATTGCCCGGCTAGCTTTCTTCTTTCTCCTCAGCCCCCTAGCCCAGGCCGAATGGACCCATCTCACGGTCAAAGGCGCCGGCGAGGTCCCGCTCAACGTGGTCACCGCGGGCAACCCGGAATCTCCGCCCATTCTGTTTATTCACGGAATCGGCCAAAGCCACTACAGCTTTGTCCACCAGCTGAACTCCGACCTGGCCAACGATTACTTCCTGGTCACCTTTGACTTGCGTGGCCACGGCGCCTCCGGCAAACCCTGGGCGCCGGAGGCCTATCAGCTCCGGAGCGTTTGGGCGGATGACGTTGACGCGGTGATGGAAGCCACCGGCATCCAAAATCCCGTTGTCCTGGCCTGGTCTTACGGCACCCTGGTGCTGATGGACTACATTCGGGAGCGAGGCGCAGACGGCCTGGTCGCCATCAACCTGACGGGTGCTTTAGGTTCTTTGGTGCCGGTTCGTCTGCCGACCAACGACCCAAATACGGAAGAGTTCCTCCGGCTAAGGAAGTTACGCCAAAGCCCGAATCTGGCGGACAAGATCAAGGCGAGTGAGGGTATGAGCCGGTGGCTTACCGCCACGCCGATGGCGGACGACGATAAGCGTCTGTTTGACGCAATTTCCCAGATGCTGCCAGCCTACGCAAGAACCCCCATGATGCAGCGCCCGTTCAACAACGAGGATTTGCTGGGCGGCCTAGACATGCCGGTGATGCTGTCGCTGGGTTCGGAAGACAACCCGCTACAGCTGGAAGACGGCGCGGCGCTGGCCAAAGCCCACAAGAACATCAGTCTGTCGGTCTTCGACGGCGCGGGACACTCCGTCTTCTTCGAGCAGCCAGAGCGCTTCAATCGCGAGCTGCGGACCTTTGTCGAAGCCAGCCTGCGCGCTCACGAAACACCAGAACCGTAAACCGCGCCAATACCCCTGACGTATGGGCGGCTGCCTAATCCCGCTAGGCTGGGCGTCGGGCCGTGTGCAATACTTTTCCTACCGATAGTCCTCGGGGAGGCCCATGGCAAAACGCCGCGTCGTTGGAGCAATGGCAGCGCTGGTATTGGTTGTGCTGGCTGTTGGGGCAGCAACCGTTGACTGGCGATTCTGGTACCGGTGGCACAACTTGCCCAAGGACCCGGGCGAGTGGCCGGCCAGTTACTACCAACCCAAGCACCAGCTGCCCGGCAACGA includes the following:
- a CDS encoding alpha/beta hydrolase; protein product: MKIARLAFFFLLSPLAQAEWTHLTVKGAGEVPLNVVTAGNPESPPILFIHGIGQSHYSFVHQLNSDLANDYFLVTFDLRGHGASGKPWAPEAYQLRSVWADDVDAVMEATGIQNPVVLAWSYGTLVLMDYIRERGADGLVAINLTGALGSLVPVRLPTNDPNTEEFLRLRKLRQSPNLADKIKASEGMSRWLTATPMADDDKRLFDAISQMLPAYARTPMMQRPFNNEDLLGGLDMPVMLSLGSEDNPLQLEDGAALAKAHKNISLSVFDGAGHSVFFEQPERFNRELRTFVEASLRAHETPEP